One stretch of Cedecea neteri DNA includes these proteins:
- a CDS encoding peptidoglycan glycosyltransferase FtsI yields MRAAAKTLKPKRQEEQANFISWRFALLCGCILLALAFLLGRVAWLQIISPDMLVRQGDMRSLRVQEVSTSRGMISDRAGRPLAVSVPVNAIWADPKELHDAGGVTLDNRWKALADALKIPLDQLASRVNSNPNGRFIYLARQVNPDIGDYIKKLKLPGIHLRQESRRYYPSGEVTAHLIGFTNVDSEGIEGVEKSFDKWLTGQPGERIVRKDRFGRVIEDISSTDSQAAHNLALSIDERLQALVYRELNNAVAFNKAESGSAVLVDVSTGEVLAMANSPSYNPNNLTGTAKDVMRNRSITDIFEPGSTVKPMVVMTALQRGVVQENTVLNTVPFRINGHEIKDVGRYNELTLTGVLQKSSNVGVSKLALAMPSSALVDTYSRFGLGKATNLGLVGERSGLYPQKQRWSDIERATFSFGYGLMVTPLQLARVYATIGSYGVYRPLSITKVDPPVPGERIFAESTVRTVLHMMESVALPGGGGVKAAIKGYRIAIKTGTAKKVGPDGKYINKYIAYTAGVAPASNPRFALVVVINDPQAGKYYGGAISAPVFGAIMGGVLRTMNIEPDALATGEKSEFVINQKEASGGRS; encoded by the coding sequence ATGAGAGCAGCGGCAAAAACGCTTAAACCAAAACGTCAGGAAGAACAGGCCAACTTTATCAGTTGGCGTTTTGCGTTGCTCTGCGGTTGCATTCTGTTGGCGCTGGCTTTCCTGCTGGGTCGTGTTGCCTGGCTACAGATAATCAGTCCGGACATGCTGGTGCGGCAGGGTGACATGCGCTCACTTCGTGTGCAGGAGGTATCTACCTCTCGCGGTATGATTAGCGATCGCGCTGGCCGCCCTCTGGCCGTTAGCGTGCCGGTAAATGCGATTTGGGCCGATCCGAAAGAATTACACGACGCCGGTGGCGTGACGCTGGACAACCGTTGGAAGGCCCTGGCGGATGCGCTAAAAATTCCTCTCGACCAGCTTGCTTCCCGCGTGAACAGCAACCCAAATGGGCGGTTTATTTATCTCGCTCGCCAGGTTAACCCGGATATTGGCGACTACATCAAGAAGCTCAAGCTTCCTGGAATCCATTTGCGGCAGGAATCTCGCCGCTACTATCCGTCAGGCGAAGTGACTGCTCACCTCATCGGCTTTACCAACGTCGATAGTGAAGGGATCGAGGGGGTAGAAAAAAGCTTTGATAAATGGCTCACCGGCCAGCCCGGCGAGCGCATTGTGCGTAAAGACCGCTTCGGGCGCGTTATCGAAGACATTTCCTCCACTGACAGCCAGGCCGCCCATAACCTGGCTTTGAGCATTGATGAACGCCTGCAGGCGCTGGTGTACCGTGAACTGAATAACGCCGTTGCTTTTAACAAGGCCGAATCGGGCAGCGCCGTTTTAGTTGACGTGAGCACTGGTGAGGTTCTGGCGATGGCAAACAGCCCGTCCTATAACCCGAACAACCTGACCGGCACGGCAAAAGATGTGATGCGTAACCGTTCCATTACCGACATTTTTGAACCGGGTTCCACCGTTAAGCCGATGGTGGTGATGACCGCGCTACAGCGTGGTGTGGTTCAGGAAAATACCGTGCTTAACACCGTGCCGTTCCGAATCAATGGTCATGAGATCAAAGACGTCGGGCGCTACAACGAATTGACCCTTACCGGGGTACTACAGAAGTCGAGTAACGTCGGGGTTTCAAAACTGGCGTTAGCGATGCCCTCCTCAGCGTTAGTAGACACTTACTCACGTTTTGGACTGGGAAAAGCGACCAATTTGGGGTTGGTCGGGGAACGCAGTGGCTTATATCCTCAAAAACAACGGTGGTCTGACATAGAGAGGGCCACCTTCTCTTTCGGCTACGGGCTAATGGTAACCCCGTTACAGTTAGCGCGAGTCTACGCAACCATCGGCAGCTATGGCGTCTACCGGCCGCTGTCGATAACCAAAGTTGACCCGCCGGTTCCCGGCGAGCGTATCTTTGCTGAATCAACCGTTCGCACCGTGCTTCACATGATGGAAAGCGTGGCGCTGCCCGGCGGTGGCGGCGTGAAAGCGGCCATCAAGGGCTACCGTATCGCTATCAAAACCGGTACCGCGAAAAAAGTCGGGCCGGACGGCAAATACATCAACAAATACATTGCTTACACCGCAGGCGTTGCGCCAGCCAGCAATCCTCGTTTTGCTCTGGTCGTAGTGATTAACGATCCACAGGCCGGTAAATATTACGGCGGTGCCATCTCTGCACCTGTGTTCGGTGCAATCATGGGCGGCGTACTGCGCACCATGAACATAGAGCCGGATGCGCTGGCAACCGGTGAAAAAAGCGAATTTGTAATTAATCAGAAAGAGGCTTCAGGTGGCAGATCGTAA
- the ftsL gene encoding cell division protein FtsL: MINRVTETLSRVTQLGSNERHALPTVIGGDLFRHGKLALCLFAAIIVTAVSVVTTAHHTRLLTAQREQMVLERDALDIEWRNLILEENALGDHSRVERIATEKLQLQHVDPSQENIVVQQ; the protein is encoded by the coding sequence ATGATCAACCGAGTGACAGAGACCCTAAGCAGAGTTACGCAGCTCGGCAGCAATGAGCGTCATGCTTTGCCTACCGTGATTGGTGGCGATCTTTTTCGTCATGGGAAACTGGCACTTTGTTTGTTCGCCGCGATTATCGTTACCGCGGTTTCCGTGGTCACGACGGCGCACCATACCCGTCTGCTTACCGCGCAGCGTGAGCAGATGGTGCTTGAGCGTGACGCGCTGGATATTGAATGGCGCAACCTGATTCTTGAAGAAAATGCGCTCGGCGATCATAGCCGGGTTGAACGGATCGCGACGGAAAAGCTGCAGCTGCAGCATGTCGATCCTTCGCAGGAAAACATCGTAGTTCAGCAATAA